From Phycisphaerae bacterium, the proteins below share one genomic window:
- a CDS encoding protein kinase has translation MSKGSDWYCEEALLLRAVQVSGWSPPIEPSIPGFADWQELRRGGQGVVFSATQLSTRRRVAVKILMGGPVASRAQLRRFEREIDLIAGFQHPHIVRLYDRGVTAQGLPYYVMELIDGCSLDEYLGLHPPGGAELAVKATGGVAHRALPASPVLPPVKDALSLLAEVCEAVAYAHERGVVHRDLKPGNILVDQAGKPHVLDFGLGRAMLGSGARSSAALSHTGDFMGTLPWASPEQVEGVPDRVDARGDVYSLGLILYQALTGRHPYPVGSLREALDGIRSVDPQRPTSLRKELDAALDVLVLKCLAKEPALRYRDAAELAGDIRNYLSGRPLRARGESFIGRLRRRARRTQPALLFGALLLCGVGASGLVWALRAFGPVGDQAAAPAGAGSSWNTVRLRDGPTVILDSFAGLGNRISVPTNLAVGHETPASVTLQSGQSLEVGGYFTVGNGTRARLDVKDGAAVRCWNARVADLDQGDGVVTIRGRGTRWVVQERQSFDGWFLVGGDGTGEFRILDGAAVEDCRGHIAWNGTGRAIVDGVGSTWTHRFFFEVGRFGHAELAVRNGGQLFNLEAWIGRAPESEGGVLIAGTGSQWINRGSLYVGGYPERPGGLARLAVEDGGTVVVCHALRVWGPGTVALNGGWLAASVIDHRRGGRFEFVSGALETETFEGDLANAEGTLVCGPRARATTITGDYSQAGGALQLTLRGADAPEMPRLRVGGTATLGGRLILDATTDFQPSPNEEHVILEAAFVEGEFEHPAGRIDFAGGGSCEIIYTPTQVVLTHFRDPLPGRDDAPQSPLCDSCPAFAPDGPFPARLAANTTGDSDFTFVGPPDNVGFPLGDRTVVYDFGGPRVLDGDGADFCIYEWYFGGLRHRDIDVLVSQDGVNFVSAKSTEGPGMRIAGDEAHAAPGQVRSYDLAVTGFGAVRYIRIDGLIDAATGLEGRFHLDAVGAIHCAPADAADRPQ, from the coding sequence GTGAGCAAGGGCTCGGACTGGTACTGCGAAGAGGCACTGCTGCTGCGCGCGGTTCAGGTCAGCGGCTGGTCGCCGCCGATCGAGCCGAGCATCCCGGGGTTTGCCGATTGGCAGGAGTTGCGCCGCGGCGGACAGGGCGTGGTCTTCAGCGCGACGCAGCTTTCCACACGCCGACGCGTCGCGGTCAAGATCCTCATGGGGGGGCCGGTGGCGTCACGGGCACAGCTTCGCCGTTTCGAACGCGAGATCGATCTCATTGCCGGTTTCCAGCACCCCCACATCGTCCGGCTCTACGACCGTGGCGTGACGGCCCAGGGGCTGCCGTACTACGTCATGGAGCTGATCGACGGGTGCAGCCTGGACGAATACCTCGGCCTGCACCCGCCTGGAGGCGCTGAGCTTGCGGTGAAGGCGACCGGAGGTGTCGCGCATCGCGCCCTGCCCGCGTCGCCGGTACTGCCTCCGGTCAAGGATGCGCTGAGCCTGCTGGCCGAGGTCTGCGAGGCAGTCGCGTACGCACACGAGCGTGGCGTGGTCCACCGCGACCTGAAGCCGGGCAATATCCTGGTCGACCAGGCGGGTAAGCCGCACGTGCTGGACTTTGGCCTGGGCCGGGCGATGCTGGGGAGCGGGGCCCGATCGTCCGCGGCGTTGAGCCATACCGGTGATTTCATGGGTACGCTGCCCTGGGCGAGCCCGGAGCAGGTGGAGGGCGTGCCGGACCGGGTCGATGCGCGCGGCGACGTCTACTCCCTGGGCCTTATCTTGTATCAGGCGCTGACGGGTCGGCATCCGTACCCGGTCGGCAGCCTGCGTGAGGCCCTGGACGGCATTCGCTCCGTCGACCCGCAGCGGCCGACGTCGCTGCGCAAGGAACTCGACGCAGCACTCGATGTCCTGGTGCTCAAGTGCCTGGCCAAGGAACCGGCGCTCCGCTACCGGGACGCCGCGGAATTGGCCGGCGACATTCGGAACTACCTCTCAGGTCGACCGCTGCGCGCCAGAGGCGAGTCGTTCATCGGGCGCTTGCGCAGACGCGCACGCCGCACGCAGCCGGCTTTGCTTTTCGGCGCCCTGCTGCTGTGTGGCGTTGGCGCATCCGGTCTGGTCTGGGCGTTGCGTGCCTTCGGACCGGTCGGGGACCAAGCCGCTGCACCAGCCGGTGCGGGATCCTCGTGGAACACGGTTCGCCTGCGGGACGGTCCCACGGTGATCTTGGACAGCTTCGCCGGCCTGGGAAATCGGATCAGCGTGCCGACGAACCTCGCCGTTGGCCACGAAACGCCCGCAAGCGTGACGCTGCAAAGCGGGCAGTCGCTCGAAGTGGGCGGCTACTTTACCGTCGGCAACGGGACCCGCGCGCGCCTGGACGTTAAGGACGGCGCAGCGGTGCGCTGTTGGAACGCGCGGGTTGCGGATCTGGACCAGGGGGATGGCGTCGTGACCATCCGGGGCCGAGGCACGCGCTGGGTAGTCCAGGAGCGCCAATCGTTCGATGGCTGGTTTCTCGTCGGCGGAGACGGCACAGGGGAGTTCCGTATCCTCGACGGTGCCGCGGTCGAGGATTGCCGCGGCCACATTGCCTGGAACGGAACTGGGCGGGCAATTGTGGACGGGGTGGGCTCGACGTGGACACATCGCTTCTTCTTCGAGGTCGGCCGCTTTGGCCACGCGGAATTGGCGGTTCGCAACGGCGGGCAACTCTTCAACCTCGAAGCATGGATCGGCCGAGCGCCTGAATCCGAAGGAGGCGTACTGATTGCGGGGACGGGTTCGCAGTGGATCAACCGCGGGTCGCTGTACGTCGGTGGGTATCCTGAACGGCCGGGAGGGCTGGCGCGTCTTGCGGTAGAAGACGGCGGCACGGTTGTCGTTTGCCATGCCCTGCGGGTTTGGGGGCCTGGCACGGTGGCTTTGAACGGCGGCTGGCTGGCCGCGAGTGTCATTGATCACCGCCGCGGCGGCCGGTTTGAGTTCGTATCCGGCGCGCTCGAGACCGAGACGTTCGAGGGCGATCTCGCGAATGCGGAGGGCACGCTGGTCTGCGGTCCCCGTGCCCGCGCAACCACCATCACCGGCGACTACAGCCAGGCCGGTGGTGCGCTGCAGTTGACGCTCCGCGGCGCGGATGCGCCGGAAATGCCGCGGTTGCGCGTGGGTGGAACCGCGACCCTCGGCGGGCGTTTGATCCTGGACGCCACCACGGACTTTCAACCGTCGCCGAATGAGGAACATGTGATTCTCGAGGCCGCATTCGTCGAGGGCGAGTTCGAACATCCCGCAGGGCGGATCGATTTCGCGGGCGGGGGATCGTGCGAGATCATCTACACGCCGACGCAGGTGGTCCTCACGCACTTTCGCGACCCACTCCCAGGCCGCGACGACGCCCCCCAATCACCGCTCTGCGATTCCTGCCCGGCATTCGCGCCGGACGGTCCATTCCCGGCGCGCCTGGCGGCGAACACAACCGGCGACTCGGACTTCACGTTCGTCGGACCTCCCGACAACGTGGGATTTCCGTTGGGCGACCGTACTGTCGTTTACGACTTCGGCGGCCCGCGCGTGCTGGACGGTGACGGGGCCGATTTCTGCATCTATGAATGGTATTTCGGTGGTCTTCGCCATCGCGACATCGATGTTCTGGTAAGCCAGGATGGAGTGAACTTCGTCAGCGCAAAGTCCACCGAG